One segment of Phragmites australis chromosome 13, lpPhrAust1.1, whole genome shotgun sequence DNA contains the following:
- the LOC133888845 gene encoding uncharacterized protein LOC133888845: protein MAAPEASSRRRAELCAAAVSVADAASWWCAVALVALVLLGALRAETADDGDVVRFHGPRLGGPAARPCEEVYVVREGETLHSISDKCGDPFIVERNPHIHDPDDVFPGLVIALRPTKNT from the coding sequence ATGGCTGCCCCGGAGGCAAGCAGCCGCCGGCGCGCGGAGCTGTGCGCGGCGGCCGTGTCGGTCGCGGACGCGGCCTCGTGGTGGTGTGCGGTGGCGCTGGTCGCGCTCGTGCTGCTGGGCGCGCTCCGCGCGGAGACCGCGGACGACGGCGACGTGGTGCGGTTCCACGGCCCGCGGCTCGGCGGCCCCGCGGCGCGGCCTTGCGAGGAGGTGTACGTGGTCAGGGAAGGCGAGACGCTGCACAGCATCAGCGACAAGTGCGGGGACCCGTTCATCGTGGAGCGGAACCCGCACATACACGACCCCGACGACGTCTTCCCAGGGCTCGTCATCGCGCTCAGGCCTACCAAGAACACCTAG